One Lysinibacillus fusiformis genomic window carries:
- a CDS encoding S8 family serine peptidase — protein MVNNLNNLPPVVYAEASVKSVGGRSLFEAPFPINSETVLNFHSEPELVESAVERLRSEGFEVLHVSPITITISAPPEVYERVFKTKIIPVEREVQKFNEMTTSTFLDTPDTDTPGLIDVSKSTLADVLEGVAIEEPRIRLGVIEPSESLTTILTEAERNFFASTKPSAFPPPKSYWHLNVPADVSLGLNADRVHRDGITGRDIKVVMIDTGWYAHPFFTQRGYRSNPVVLGPGSTDPEHDEESHGTGESANIFAVAPDADFTMVKFNLITSVGTFNKAVELNPHIISISWGKSIDSAELYSAADKTLAACIADAVTQGITVVCSAGNGQWSFPGQHPDVISAGGAYMHADGTFEATPYASGFLSRIPDFNNRTSPDVCGLVGMPPKAAYIMLPVEPGSQIDVKLSGNTHPNGDETPNNDGWAAFSGTSAAAPQLAGICALVKQMSPNLSPAQIREVLKDTARDVASGNSNPSTGGHEAVPGVDLATGHGLVDAYETVKKARS, from the coding sequence ATGGTAAATAACCTAAACAATCTACCTCCTGTCGTATATGCGGAAGCTTCCGTAAAATCTGTGGGAGGGCGTTCTCTTTTTGAAGCTCCATTTCCTATCAACAGCGAAACGGTCCTGAATTTCCACTCAGAACCCGAATTGGTAGAGTCAGCTGTTGAGCGTTTACGTTCCGAAGGGTTTGAAGTATTGCATGTAAGCCCTATTACCATAACTATTTCAGCTCCGCCAGAGGTTTACGAACGAGTGTTTAAAACTAAAATCATCCCGGTAGAACGAGAAGTACAAAAATTCAATGAAATGACTACGTCGACATTTCTTGATACTCCAGACACCGATACTCCTGGGTTAATTGATGTGTCCAAAAGCACTCTAGCTGATGTATTAGAAGGAGTCGCGATTGAAGAACCGAGAATTCGCTTAGGTGTAATTGAACCATCTGAATCATTAACGACTATTTTGACAGAGGCAGAACGAAATTTCTTTGCATCAACAAAACCTTCTGCGTTCCCACCCCCGAAGTCTTATTGGCATCTAAACGTACCAGCGGACGTTTCTCTTGGACTTAATGCTGATCGGGTCCATCGGGATGGGATTACAGGCCGTGATATTAAAGTAGTCATGATAGATACCGGGTGGTACGCTCATCCTTTTTTCACCCAACGCGGGTATCGTTCTAACCCAGTTGTCCTTGGGCCGGGATCAACAGATCCGGAACATGATGAAGAGAGTCATGGGACAGGAGAATCAGCAAATATTTTTGCGGTGGCGCCTGATGCTGATTTTACAATGGTGAAATTTAATCTTATTACATCTGTTGGGACGTTTAATAAAGCGGTAGAATTGAACCCCCATATTATTTCTATTAGTTGGGGAAAAAGTATAGATAGTGCGGAATTATATTCAGCTGCAGACAAGACTTTAGCTGCTTGTATTGCTGATGCAGTGACACAGGGGATTACAGTTGTTTGTTCAGCAGGAAATGGTCAATGGTCTTTCCCAGGCCAACATCCTGATGTTATTTCTGCGGGAGGTGCCTATATGCATGCAGACGGCACATTCGAAGCAACTCCATATGCTAGTGGATTTTTAAGTCGCATTCCTGACTTTAATAACAGAACCTCTCCTGATGTATGTGGGTTAGTGGGAATGCCTCCAAAAGCCGCTTATATTATGCTTCCGGTTGAACCTGGGAGTCAAATCGATGTTAAACTCTCTGGCAATACTCATCCGAATGGGGATGAAACTCCTAACAACGACGGTTGGGCAGCTTTTAGTGGTACTTCCGCAGCAGCACCACAGCTAGCCGGTATTTGTGCCTTAGTAAAGCAGATGTCACCTAATTTATCCCCTGCACAAATTAGAGAGGTTCTAAAGGACACTGCCCGTGATGTGGCATCTGGAAATTCAAACCCGAGTACTGGAGGACATGAAGCAGTTCCGGGCGTGGATCTAGCAACTGGTCATGGTTTGGTGGATGCTTATGAAACTGTAAAAAAAGCACGTTCATAA